In Trueperaceae bacterium, the following are encoded in one genomic region:
- a CDS encoding amino acid permease → MSVLRRELGLVGAVGLGLGSILGTGVFVALAIAAGPAGPALPAAVLIAAGVATLNGLSSAQLAAVHPVAGGTYAYGRRFLAPWAGFLAGVAFLAAKGASAATAALGVAGYLLQAAGAPAGLQVPLALAAVAGVTAAVLGGVRRSSAANLALLAVTLAALVAFVAVGVGALAGGAVAPPAA, encoded by the coding sequence GTGAGCGTCCTGCGCCGCGAGCTGGGGCTCGTCGGGGCGGTCGGGCTGGGGCTCGGGTCGATCCTCGGGACCGGCGTGTTCGTCGCCCTGGCGATCGCCGCCGGCCCGGCGGGGCCGGCGTTGCCGGCGGCGGTCCTGATCGCGGCGGGCGTCGCGACCCTGAACGGCCTCTCGAGCGCCCAGTTGGCGGCGGTGCATCCGGTGGCGGGGGGGACGTACGCCTACGGGCGCCGCTTCCTCGCGCCGTGGGCGGGGTTCCTGGCCGGCGTCGCGTTCCTCGCGGCGAAGGGCGCGTCCGCCGCGACGGCGGCGCTCGGGGTGGCGGGCTACCTGCTGCAGGCGGCCGGCGCCCCCGCCGGCCTGCAGGTCCCGCTGGCGCTCGCCGCCGTCGCCGGCGTCACCGCGGCGGTGCTGGGGGGCGTGCGCCGCAGCAGCGCCGCGAACCTCGCGTTGCTGGCCGTGACGCTGGCCGCCCTCGTCGCGTTCGTCGCGGTGGGGGTCGGCGCCCTCGCCGGCGGGGCGGTCGCCCCGCCCGCCGCC